A section of the Polynucleobacter sp. AP-Sving-400A-A2 genome encodes:
- the ribA gene encoding GTP cyclohydrolase II, producing MLDPLIEVDRVISELRRGGMVRVEHLGSSIVMLAVDALNADNFKLLSQFDASPLGLVLTGTRLNVLGIDKSDRPISVLTVADGLSIELVEFLANPLSMMMSPPNLDGLSIRDANSLEASCITLAKLSRLLPAALVIQNLPLTDIPTVKASLIDDYMKNAANSLTQVSQARVPLENAEDAQVIAFRPRDGGIEHLAIMIGKIDPLKPVLVRLHSECFTGDLVGSLRCDCGSQLRGAISEMSKSGSGILLYLAQEGRGIGLVNKLRAYQLQDSGFDTVDANLQLGFDADERNYLPAAQMLQMLGVHKVRLMTNNPAKVDSLQKCGIEVTERVPHIYPSNKHNDEYLRVKAKKSGHLFEI from the coding sequence ATGCTTGATCCCCTGATAGAAGTTGACCGAGTCATTTCAGAGCTCCGTAGAGGCGGTATGGTTCGTGTAGAGCATTTGGGCAGCAGTATCGTAATGCTGGCAGTGGATGCCTTGAATGCCGACAATTTCAAATTACTGTCACAGTTTGATGCTAGCCCTCTTGGCCTAGTCTTAACCGGTACCCGACTCAATGTCTTGGGTATCGATAAATCAGATCGACCAATTAGCGTTTTAACTGTCGCAGACGGTCTTTCAATTGAGCTGGTTGAATTTCTGGCTAATCCATTATCTATGATGATGAGTCCTCCCAACTTAGATGGTCTCAGTATTAGAGATGCCAATTCATTAGAGGCCTCTTGTATTACTCTCGCCAAATTATCTAGATTACTACCAGCTGCGCTAGTGATTCAGAATTTGCCATTGACAGATATTCCAACGGTCAAAGCATCTTTAATTGATGACTATATGAAAAATGCAGCCAATTCTCTTACGCAAGTGAGTCAGGCTCGTGTACCGCTAGAGAACGCTGAGGATGCTCAAGTGATTGCCTTTCGTCCTCGAGATGGCGGCATAGAACATCTCGCTATCATGATCGGTAAGATTGACCCACTCAAACCAGTATTAGTTCGTTTGCATTCAGAATGCTTTACCGGCGACCTGGTCGGATCCTTGCGTTGCGATTGTGGAAGTCAGCTGAGGGGTGCTATTTCAGAAATGTCCAAATCAGGTAGCGGCATTCTTTTATATCTCGCGCAAGAGGGGCGTGGAATCGGCCTCGTTAATAAACTTCGAGCTTATCAACTTCAAGATTCAGGGTTTGATACCGTGGATGCTAATCTTCAACTTGGTTTTGATGCGGATGAGCGCAACTATCTTCCAGCTGCACAAATGCTCCAGATGCTTGGAGTCCATAAAGTTCGACTCATGACAAATAATCCTGCAAAAGTAGATTCATTGCAAAAGTGTGGCATTGAAGTAACCGAGAGGGTTCCTCACATCTATCCCTCAAATAAGCATAACGACGAATATCTTCGTGTGAAAGCCAAAAAAAGCGGACACTTATTTGAGATTTAG
- a CDS encoding RibD family protein yields MTTLEPNSQDIKVELDTEAIEQWPIFLSQFFSSQAIANSTLKAVFDPIRISTIDSMMVVGQLGQTIDGRIATVTGQSRYINGHSGLMHLHQLRALVDAVVVGVGTVLADDPQLNVRLVEGKNPARVVIDPKGRLDPKARIWENDDAKRLWIVSDGLNLEPPEGVKIISLPITKGHIEPVMILKSLSLEGLKRILIEGGAETVSRFLQANCLDRLHVIVAPIIMGSGRASFNLKAIEHMDQASRLNVKTHLLGSDVLFDCDLSSSRTKLN; encoded by the coding sequence GTGACCACTCTAGAGCCAAATTCTCAAGATATAAAAGTAGAGCTCGATACAGAGGCAATTGAGCAGTGGCCTATTTTTTTGAGCCAATTTTTTTCATCTCAAGCAATCGCAAATTCAACACTCAAAGCCGTTTTTGATCCCATCAGAATATCCACGATTGACTCAATGATGGTGGTTGGTCAGTTGGGACAAACCATTGATGGACGTATTGCCACTGTTACCGGTCAATCCAGGTACATTAACGGCCACTCCGGCCTTATGCACCTTCATCAGTTAAGGGCGCTCGTAGATGCGGTTGTTGTTGGAGTTGGAACCGTATTGGCAGATGACCCACAGCTCAACGTAAGGCTCGTCGAGGGAAAAAATCCAGCACGTGTTGTCATTGACCCCAAAGGGAGGCTAGACCCAAAGGCACGTATTTGGGAGAATGATGACGCTAAAAGATTATGGATTGTTTCAGATGGACTCAATTTAGAACCCCCTGAGGGAGTAAAAATCATTTCATTACCTATTACCAAGGGTCATATTGAACCGGTAATGATCTTAAAAAGCTTAAGTCTAGAGGGTCTCAAGAGGATTTTGATTGAGGGAGGCGCAGAAACCGTTTCTCGTTTTTTGCAAGCAAATTGCTTAGACCGCCTTCATGTCATTGTTGCCCCAATTATTATGGGTTCTGGAAGAGCTAGCTTTAATTTAAAAGCGATTGAACACATGGATCAAGCATCACGGTTAAATGTAAAAACACATTTACTGGGTAGTGATGTGCTTTTTGACTGCGACCTCAGCTCATCACGCACTAAGTTAAATTAA
- a CDS encoding glycosyltransferase family 4 protein: MSTTSPSCVNAFVFAYPGDLQTVSGGYIYDRYIIKELSTQGWEIELLSLGPSFPFPDQETLNKAGHLLSQIEPGKPIVIDGLALGVMPEAIAQASVNHPIIALIHHPLAFESGLTTDQQVKFQRSEKLALSYANHVIANSPLTAQTLMESFGVDGKKITTVIPGTNQVSPPLYQVRSHFTSQNEFKWLSVGSIIPRKGFDILIAALAPLNEMPWSLSIVGDNTRDVKAYSDLLKSIAHFQLQDRIHIHGVVDSMHLDSLYREADGFVLASLFEGYGMAYAEALSYALPVVGTSGGAISQTIPDSAGILIPPGDVTSLTAALKLVMLDSHRCEQLSLGAKEAAEKLPTWIESAKVFADVIKAYRAN; encoded by the coding sequence TTGAGTACAACATCTCCTTCATGTGTGAATGCTTTCGTTTTCGCATACCCTGGAGATTTACAAACAGTCAGCGGCGGCTACATATACGATCGTTATATTATTAAAGAGCTAAGTACTCAGGGTTGGGAGATAGAGTTGCTGAGTCTAGGGCCTAGTTTTCCTTTCCCAGATCAGGAAACGCTCAATAAAGCAGGGCACCTTTTATCTCAGATAGAGCCTGGCAAGCCCATTGTTATAGATGGTTTAGCGCTTGGTGTCATGCCAGAGGCCATTGCTCAGGCGTCCGTTAATCATCCTATTATTGCTCTGATACACCATCCATTAGCTTTTGAGTCTGGTTTGACTACAGATCAACAAGTAAAGTTTCAGAGGAGCGAGAAATTAGCGCTTTCATATGCGAATCACGTGATTGCGAACAGTCCATTGACGGCTCAAACTCTGATGGAATCATTTGGGGTTGATGGCAAAAAAATAACTACCGTAATTCCGGGAACAAATCAGGTATCCCCTCCTTTGTATCAAGTGAGGAGTCACTTTACAAGTCAAAACGAGTTCAAGTGGCTCTCTGTCGGGAGCATCATTCCCCGTAAGGGTTTTGACATTTTGATCGCAGCCCTTGCCCCCTTAAATGAAATGCCATGGAGTTTGTCTATTGTTGGCGATAACACTCGTGATGTGAAAGCCTACTCTGATTTGCTTAAGAGCATTGCACATTTTCAATTGCAGGACCGAATACATATTCATGGTGTTGTCGATAGCATGCACTTAGATTCTTTGTATCGAGAGGCTGATGGGTTTGTGCTCGCCTCCCTGTTTGAGGGCTACGGGATGGCATATGCTGAAGCTCTGTCATATGCACTTCCAGTCGTGGGAACCAGTGGTGGCGCAATTAGTCAGACTATTCCAGACTCTGCCGGGATACTGATTCCTCCGGGTGATGTAACAAGTCTTACAGCAGCTTTGAAGCTGGTAATGCTTGATTCGCATCGATGCGAGCAATTGTCTTTAGGTGCAAAAGAAGCTGCCGAAAAACTACCTACTTGGATAGAATCTGCAAAAGTATTTGCAGATGTTATTAAAGCCTATAGAGCTAATTAG
- a CDS encoding 6-carboxytetrahydropterin synthase: MFTVEVRDHIMIAHSFKGEVFGPAQALHGATFVVDAAFISQELDENGIVIDIGCALDVLKATLKPLNYANLDILPQFKGMNTTTEFLTKYIFDQLATAAKANSLGRPMSELHAIRVTISESHIARAWYEGKLH; this comes from the coding sequence ATGTTTACAGTTGAAGTTCGCGATCACATCATGATTGCCCATTCTTTTAAAGGTGAAGTTTTCGGGCCGGCACAAGCTTTGCATGGCGCAACTTTCGTAGTTGATGCTGCTTTCATTTCACAAGAGCTTGATGAAAACGGTATTGTGATTGATATTGGCTGCGCCTTAGATGTTCTGAAGGCAACTTTAAAGCCCTTAAATTATGCCAACCTAGATATTCTTCCGCAATTTAAAGGTATGAATACAACTACAGAATTTTTAACTAAATATATCTTTGATCAACTCGCTACAGCAGCGAAAGCAAATAGTTTGGGTCGTCCGATGAGCGAATTACACGCCATTCGCGTGACTATTTCAGAATCACATATAGCAAGAGCGTGGTACGAAGGTAAGCTGCATTGA
- a CDS encoding zinc-binding alcohol dehydrogenase, whose protein sequence is MDSVVSQSLWYVAPERIEIRSEILGPLPKNNVQVRTLFSALSRGTESLVFKGLIPESEYSRMGAPFMGGKLPFPVKYGYSNVGRVELGPPELIGQLVFSLMPHQSIFQADANNILVIPREIPAQRAVLAANMETALNAVWDASPGPGDRIVIIGAGVLGCLIAYLCGHLPGAEVTLVDINSEREDIAKKLGVQFSPPELAPKDCDLVIHCSASAAGLSTAISSAGEEAIILELSWYGSNKVDVSLGGAFHSRQLKLQSSQVGHISLSRRPRWNHRRRLAAALAMLSDSRLDVLLTKPISFEALPSELPQIFSAQSSALCCLIQY, encoded by the coding sequence TTGGACTCAGTCGTCAGTCAATCTTTGTGGTATGTGGCTCCTGAACGTATTGAGATTCGCTCAGAAATTCTTGGCCCCTTGCCTAAAAATAATGTTCAAGTGCGTACTTTATTTAGTGCGCTCAGTCGTGGTACAGAATCTCTCGTATTTAAAGGGCTTATCCCCGAGAGTGAATACAGTCGTATGGGGGCGCCATTTATGGGTGGCAAGCTCCCATTTCCAGTCAAGTATGGGTATTCCAATGTAGGTAGGGTCGAGCTTGGCCCCCCTGAACTAATCGGACAGCTTGTATTTAGCCTCATGCCCCACCAATCGATTTTTCAAGCCGATGCTAACAATATCCTAGTGATTCCTAGAGAAATCCCAGCCCAACGTGCAGTGTTAGCCGCCAATATGGAAACAGCTTTAAACGCTGTTTGGGATGCATCTCCAGGGCCTGGTGACCGTATTGTGATTATTGGTGCGGGTGTACTCGGTTGCTTAATCGCCTATTTATGTGGGCATCTTCCTGGTGCTGAAGTAACCTTAGTCGACATCAACTCTGAGCGTGAAGATATCGCAAAAAAACTGGGTGTTCAGTTTAGCCCTCCTGAATTAGCGCCAAAAGATTGTGATCTGGTGATTCACTGTAGTGCGAGTGCCGCCGGCCTTTCAACTGCAATTTCGTCAGCAGGTGAGGAAGCAATAATTCTCGAACTGAGTTGGTATGGCTCAAACAAAGTTGATGTGTCTTTGGGCGGCGCTTTTCATAGTCGTCAGTTAAAACTCCAGTCTAGCCAGGTTGGACATATCTCTTTATCTCGCAGACCACGCTGGAACCATCGTCGTAGACTTGCCGCTGCACTAGCAATGTTGAGCGACTCTCGTTTAGATGTTCTCCTGACTAAGCCAATCAGCTTTGAAGCCTTACCATCAGAGCTACCACAGATCTTTAGCGCTCAGAGTTCTGCGCTGTGCTGTTTGATTCAATATTAA
- the mdoH gene encoding glucans biosynthesis glucosyltransferase MdoH produces the protein MKISVNKHPIKAVSIRRAIFCLLFILTSVFLLWLFYQTLHQHFPTPILWSLVVLFSLTLPWMVIGFWNAVIGFLICLLVKNPLSIVLPRNMQDCEDSPLNSSTALLLCIRNEESSRVVRNLQIMIESLINAGIEKYFYVYILSDSTTETIRQSESALFEKLNKEYGQRINIVYRCRENNEGYKAGNIANFCQKYGKLHHFAITLDADSFMTATAMKRLVQMMQSNPQLGILQGLVIGLPSSSAFTRLFQYGMRLGMRSYTMGSAWWQSDFGPYWGHNAIIRLDPFMQRCQLSEIKTASGYTKQILSHDLVEAVLMRRADFEVRVYPCEDSSWEENPPTLTEYIRRDLRWCEGNLQYIHLLTLPNLKLISRIQLVLAIFMFLGSPAWIALMIICTLSIATFPSIQETASGVYFHTFIWLTLLMWYLPKVAGALNVLLSTKESHRFGGRWRFIVSLLLETMFSLLMTPIAWLNHTIFMMNLALGRQGGWAAQARDDHTVNIWNAVKQFWPHTALGITLFLTLYLSHRDTTYFGLLFFGGLLVSIPLAVITSQSWLGNLMMKYKLLSSPEEITTPEELIPLRLKALHHHHSN, from the coding sequence TTGAAGATCTCAGTAAATAAACACCCCATAAAAGCAGTGTCGATTCGTCGAGCTATTTTCTGCTTACTTTTCATACTCACATCAGTATTCCTGCTGTGGCTTTTTTATCAGACACTACATCAGCATTTCCCCACCCCAATTCTCTGGTCATTAGTAGTCCTTTTTTCGCTCACCTTACCCTGGATGGTGATTGGTTTCTGGAATGCAGTTATTGGCTTTTTAATTTGTCTTTTAGTAAAGAATCCACTTTCTATCGTTCTACCTAGAAATATGCAAGATTGCGAAGATAGTCCTTTAAATAGTTCTACAGCTCTTTTACTGTGCATTCGAAATGAAGAGTCATCAAGGGTAGTTCGTAATCTGCAAATTATGATTGAAAGTCTAATCAATGCAGGCATTGAAAAATATTTCTATGTTTATATCCTTAGCGACAGCACTACTGAAACCATTAGACAATCTGAGAGTGCGCTTTTCGAGAAATTAAATAAAGAGTATGGACAAAGAATTAATATCGTCTATCGCTGTCGCGAAAATAATGAAGGATATAAGGCAGGAAATATTGCTAACTTTTGTCAGAAGTATGGAAAATTGCATCACTTTGCCATCACGCTGGATGCTGATAGCTTTATGACGGCTACGGCAATGAAAAGACTCGTTCAAATGATGCAATCGAATCCGCAACTAGGGATATTGCAAGGTCTTGTTATTGGTCTACCATCAAGCAGTGCCTTCACTCGTCTTTTTCAATACGGCATGCGTCTTGGAATGCGCTCATACACCATGGGCTCAGCATGGTGGCAATCTGATTTTGGTCCTTATTGGGGTCATAACGCAATTATTCGCCTTGATCCTTTTATGCAGCGCTGTCAGCTTTCAGAGATTAAGACTGCTTCAGGGTATACGAAACAGATACTTAGCCATGATTTAGTCGAAGCAGTACTCATGCGTCGTGCTGATTTTGAAGTACGCGTTTATCCATGTGAAGATAGTAGCTGGGAAGAAAATCCGCCAACCCTGACGGAATATATTCGTCGAGATTTAAGATGGTGCGAAGGAAATCTTCAATACATTCATCTCCTCACCCTTCCCAATCTCAAGTTAATTAGTAGGATACAACTTGTTTTAGCAATATTTATGTTTCTGGGCTCACCAGCATGGATTGCGCTGATGATTATCTGTACTCTCTCTATCGCTACTTTTCCATCCATTCAAGAAACTGCCAGCGGAGTTTATTTTCATACCTTTATTTGGCTTACTCTTTTGATGTGGTACCTACCAAAAGTTGCCGGGGCTCTCAATGTCTTACTCAGTACAAAAGAATCCCATCGCTTTGGTGGTCGATGGCGTTTTATCGTTAGCCTCCTACTTGAAACGATGTTTTCTCTATTGATGACTCCTATTGCCTGGCTTAATCACACTATTTTTATGATGAATCTTGCCTTGGGACGTCAAGGAGGTTGGGCAGCACAGGCGAGGGATGACCATACCGTCAACATTTGGAATGCAGTCAAGCAATTTTGGCCACATACGGCATTAGGAATTACTCTATTCTTGACGCTGTATCTCAGCCATAGAGATACTACCTACTTTGGTTTGTTATTTTTTGGCGGCTTATTAGTGTCGATACCATTAGCAGTGATAACGTCGCAGTCCTGGCTAGGTAATCTCATGATGAAATATAAACTTTTATCCTCTCCAGAAGAAATTACTACGCCAGAGGAATTGATACCCCTCCGCCTAAAAGCTTTACATCATCACCACAGTAATTAA
- a CDS encoding glucan ABC transporter ATP-binding protein/ permease, with the protein MSLVRTYTRALKKLDSDSRLAWILALANAALAITLFAEPILFGKVVNTLASTETSQATSLWNEVAPLLVIWILFGFFTIGTSTLVALFSDRLAHRQRHKVFGEYFEHVLHMPLKQQSQTHSGRLMKIMIAGTDTLWWLWLSFFREHLAAFISLVILIPLALYMNWRLALVLIGLCLFFGLLTHFILRKTQDLQQAIESHHSDLAELASDTLSNIALVQSFSRIQLEVKALKSISQKVLNAQLPVLSWWAIVTVLTKSATTLSILCIVVLGSWLYTKSLITLGEIVTFIAFAGIFIGRLEQIVTFANKLAIDAPRLQQFFNILDTSPDIQNTPNAIDPGRCVGLIEFNEVFFSYNNRNKAIDGVSFTANPGETIALVGVSGAGKSTVLSLLYRAFDAQSGRITIDGIDVKKFDLTALRRNIGVVFQEPLLFNRSIAENLLVGAPNASEEEIRQACQRAQALDFIENRTEGFDTIIGERGRILSGGERQRLSIARALLKDPPILVLDEATSALDSATEESLIKAMNEVIRSRTTLVIAHRLSTIKNANMILVMKAGKIVEAGTYQSLCEKSSQFNEMVNIQLGLQHP; encoded by the coding sequence ATGAGCCTTGTTAGAACCTATACACGTGCATTAAAAAAACTTGACTCTGATAGTAGGCTTGCTTGGATTTTGGCACTTGCTAATGCGGCACTTGCTATTACGCTTTTTGCAGAACCGATATTGTTTGGCAAGGTTGTTAACACACTAGCTAGTACTGAAACATCGCAAGCTACCTCCTTATGGAATGAAGTTGCACCTTTACTAGTGATTTGGATACTTTTTGGATTTTTTACGATTGGCACTTCAACACTCGTTGCCCTATTTTCCGATCGTCTAGCACACCGACAACGCCACAAAGTTTTTGGTGAATATTTCGAGCATGTATTACATATGCCTCTGAAACAGCAGTCACAAACTCACTCTGGTCGTTTGATGAAAATCATGATCGCAGGCACAGACACCCTTTGGTGGTTATGGCTAAGTTTTTTCCGTGAACATCTAGCCGCTTTCATCTCTCTAGTCATACTCATTCCACTAGCGCTATACATGAATTGGCGACTGGCTTTAGTGCTCATTGGTCTCTGTCTATTTTTTGGATTGCTGACCCACTTTATCTTACGAAAAACTCAAGATCTTCAGCAAGCCATTGAAAGCCACCATTCAGATTTAGCGGAATTAGCCTCTGACACCCTCAGTAATATTGCGCTAGTACAGAGTTTTTCTAGAATTCAGCTTGAAGTGAAGGCCCTGAAGAGCATCAGCCAAAAGGTGCTGAATGCTCAGTTGCCCGTTCTGTCATGGTGGGCAATAGTAACGGTACTCACAAAATCTGCAACAACACTCAGTATTCTCTGTATCGTTGTTTTAGGATCATGGCTTTACACGAAGTCACTAATAACATTAGGTGAAATAGTTACCTTTATTGCTTTTGCAGGCATTTTTATTGGTCGCCTAGAACAAATAGTAACGTTTGCCAATAAGTTAGCAATAGACGCTCCCAGATTACAGCAGTTTTTTAACATCTTGGATACATCTCCAGATATTCAAAATACTCCGAATGCAATAGATCCGGGGCGATGTGTTGGTTTGATCGAATTTAATGAAGTCTTCTTTAGTTATAACAATCGGAATAAAGCGATTGATGGGGTGAGTTTTACTGCAAATCCAGGTGAGACAATTGCTCTGGTTGGCGTTTCTGGGGCTGGAAAGTCTACTGTGCTGAGCCTGCTGTATCGCGCCTTTGATGCCCAGTCTGGACGGATTACTATTGATGGTATTGATGTCAAAAAATTTGATCTAACAGCACTGCGCAGAAATATTGGCGTGGTCTTTCAGGAGCCCTTGTTATTTAATCGCTCTATTGCTGAAAACCTTCTGGTTGGTGCGCCAAACGCGAGTGAAGAAGAGATACGACAAGCCTGTCAACGAGCGCAAGCTCTTGATTTTATTGAAAATCGGACTGAGGGTTTTGATACTATTATCGGTGAAAGAGGGCGAATTTTATCTGGAGGCGAGAGGCAACGTCTTTCCATTGCACGTGCTTTACTGAAGGATCCCCCTATTCTCGTTTTAGATGAGGCTACTAGCGCATTAGATAGCGCTACTGAAGAAAGCTTAATTAAGGCAATGAATGAGGTGATACGTTCTCGGACCACCTTAGTCATTGCACACAGGCTCAGCACCATTAAAAATGCAAATATGATTTTAGTGATGAAGGCCGGTAAGATTGTCGAGGCTGGAACCTATCAATCTCTTTGTGAGAAAAGTAGTCAATTTAATGAAATGGTCAATATCCAATTGGGATTACAGCATCCATAA
- a CDS encoding class I SAM-dependent methyltransferase yields the protein MTSFSTDWLSLRESADHRSRNPVLQEQVLRYLEKISNLKNGPIHIVDLGSGTGSNLRALAPLIHHNQNWTLIDYDPLLLTAAREKICIWADYITDKAHNKDHDNDVTRPVTLVKNNYEITVQFLQKDLASNLQSKLFESADLITAAAFFDLIALDWLVQFCSVLKTSIYTVLTYNGEETWLPSDPRDTEILEAFHHHQGSDKGFGNALGPLAFKTMEQLLKKEGFHVETGSSPWILNPNDASLIQELAAGTAKAVVETHLVSHEIAKQWGEQRSKSQHCEIGHDDLFAIYKKNSI from the coding sequence ATGACTTCATTTTCAACTGATTGGTTAAGCTTACGTGAAAGCGCAGACCATCGCTCACGAAATCCTGTTTTACAAGAGCAAGTACTTAGGTATCTGGAGAAAATTAGTAACCTCAAGAACGGCCCAATTCATATTGTCGACTTAGGATCAGGCACAGGCTCCAATCTTCGTGCCCTCGCACCATTAATTCACCACAATCAAAATTGGACGCTAATTGATTACGATCCACTGCTTTTAACAGCAGCTCGTGAAAAAATTTGTATATGGGCAGATTACATCACTGATAAAGCGCACAATAAAGACCATGATAACGATGTCACTAGACCCGTAACTTTAGTTAAAAATAATTATGAGATCACTGTGCAATTTTTACAAAAAGATCTTGCTAGTAATCTTCAGTCTAAACTCTTCGAATCAGCAGATTTAATTACTGCAGCAGCTTTTTTTGATTTAATCGCATTGGACTGGTTAGTTCAATTTTGTAGCGTGTTAAAAACCTCCATTTATACAGTTTTAACTTATAACGGCGAGGAAACCTGGCTACCATCAGACCCCAGGGATACCGAAATTCTTGAGGCATTTCATCATCACCAAGGTTCAGATAAGGGCTTTGGAAATGCTTTAGGGCCTTTAGCCTTTAAAACAATGGAGCAGTTACTAAAAAAAGAAGGGTTTCACGTAGAAACCGGATCAAGTCCTTGGATACTTAATCCGAATGACGCCTCATTAATTCAAGAATTAGCAGCCGGCACTGCAAAGGCAGTAGTTGAGACTCACTTGGTTAGCCATGAAATTGCGAAACAATGGGGCGAGCAACGTTCCAAATCTCAACACTGTGAAATTGGACATGATGATTTGTTTGCTATTTATAAAAAGAATTCAATCTAA
- a CDS encoding nucleotidyl transferase AbiEii/AbiGii toxin family protein, protein MLLHEHKDFKDLIATESDNMGIDPTLVEKDYWIMHCLWGLQQQGFTFELKGGTSLSKGFGLIHRFSEDIDIRIEPPVGMDVKTGKNQDKEAHIKSRSDFYDWVASKMKILGIQDVVRDHAFDDSEKMRSGGVRLNYQSIMPSLGGLKHGVLLVLGFDDTAPNQPVDISSWAYDYAIKYIKDIDDNRAKNVLCYLPEYTFVEKLQTISTKYRQYKDGKGFPKNFLRHYYDVYCLLDYPSVLEFIKTDRYQTRKVERFPKSDNLIISQNPAFLLSDSEDRKLFESEYQKVASLYYKGQPNFPDLLNRISQHLKAL, encoded by the coding sequence GTGCTTTTGCATGAACATAAGGATTTCAAAGATCTGATTGCTACTGAATCAGATAATATGGGTATTGATCCCACATTGGTTGAAAAGGATTATTGGATCATGCATTGCCTTTGGGGATTGCAGCAACAAGGATTTACATTTGAATTGAAGGGTGGAACTTCATTATCCAAGGGGTTTGGATTAATCCATCGCTTTTCCGAAGATATTGATATCCGCATTGAGCCGCCAGTAGGCATGGATGTTAAGACTGGCAAAAATCAAGATAAAGAAGCGCACATAAAATCTCGATCTGACTTTTACGACTGGGTTGCCAGTAAGATGAAGATTCTTGGTATACAAGATGTTGTGCGAGATCATGCATTTGATGACTCAGAAAAAATGCGCAGTGGTGGGGTCCGCTTAAATTACCAATCAATAATGCCATCGTTGGGTGGTTTAAAGCATGGTGTTTTATTAGTGTTAGGCTTTGACGATACGGCACCCAATCAGCCGGTAGATATTTCATCATGGGCATACGATTATGCAATTAAGTACATCAAAGACATTGATGATAATAGAGCCAAAAATGTCTTGTGTTACTTGCCTGAATATACTTTTGTGGAAAAACTGCAAACAATCTCTACGAAGTATCGCCAATACAAAGATGGCAAAGGATTTCCTAAGAACTTCCTAAGGCATTACTACGACGTATATTGTTTATTGGATTACCCATCAGTGTTGGAATTTATTAAGACTGATAGGTATCAGACTAGGAAGGTAGAGCGTTTTCCCAAGTCCGATAACTTAATCATTTCTCAAAACCCAGCTTTTCTTCTGAGTGATTCGGAAGACCGAAAGTTGTTTGAATCAGAATATCAAAAAGTAGCTAGCCTATATTACAAAGGCCAGCCAAATTTTCCTGATCTATTAAATCGGATAAGTCAGCATCTAAAGGCTTTGTAG
- a CDS encoding DUF6088 family protein, with amino-acid sequence MQKEPVKPPLNTSPELRNSALGRLLSRLKKGHVYRREDLLGDSNAVDRHLKQLVDAGDLEKLAQGLYYVPKSSTFGRVPPKDDELVEAFLKDENFLLLSPNSYNSLGLGTTQLYNKTVVYNHKRHGVFKLGNRSFEFRVKPRFPKKLDKEFLLVDLLNNLDSLAENKDDVLAKAEKQLNKFETAKLQKTVSAYGAGRTKKRVSSWLRDTQRAST; translated from the coding sequence ATGCAAAAAGAGCCTGTAAAACCTCCCTTAAATACTTCGCCTGAATTACGCAATAGCGCATTGGGGAGACTTCTCTCGCGTCTTAAGAAGGGTCATGTTTATAGAAGAGAGGATCTTTTAGGAGACTCCAATGCGGTTGACCGTCATTTAAAACAATTGGTTGATGCGGGTGATTTAGAAAAGCTGGCGCAAGGGCTGTATTACGTACCTAAGTCCTCCACTTTTGGCAGGGTGCCTCCGAAAGACGATGAGCTAGTAGAAGCTTTTTTAAAAGACGAGAACTTTTTGTTACTTTCACCTAATAGCTACAACTCCTTGGGTCTAGGAACAACCCAGCTCTATAACAAAACTGTGGTGTACAACCATAAACGCCATGGCGTCTTTAAATTGGGTAATAGAAGTTTTGAATTTCGGGTAAAACCGCGCTTTCCAAAAAAGCTGGATAAAGAATTCTTATTGGTGGATCTATTGAATAACCTAGATTCGCTTGCCGAGAATAAAGATGATGTATTGGCTAAGGCAGAGAAGCAGTTAAATAAGTTTGAAACTGCTAAATTGCAAAAAACAGTTAGTGCTTATGGGGCAGGGAGAACGAAGAAGCGGGTTTCATCTTGGTTGCGTGATACGCAGAGAGCGAGTACTTAG